A DNA window from Pseudodesulfovibrio thermohalotolerans contains the following coding sequences:
- a CDS encoding HD domain-containing phosphohydrolase, producing MKDVSLIDLVCGISSALDYISPAVTGHHRRVGLGAVALASQVGVPASSLVDLLLAGLMHDIGAFSMDLALDGLKFDSDLKEHAVVGYRLLKDHPFLERASRMVLYHHTCWSDLRVIRQEGDRETLLLANIINLADRVDILRRVGTSSRERCEVEQAVAGFTSDLYAPRLLEAFRELADGGLFWPLVEDMDRPVREMLSRNLLDVRITPDELIDFSSFFTRIIDFRSRHTATHTAGVAESAVLLAKLAGMSEQEQKAMRLAGNLHDIGKLAVPTALLDKPGALDSDEYVKVQDHATVCAEVLRSISGLGEVADWACQHHERLNGKGYPLGLTADQLSLGSRIMQVADVHTAITEDRPYRKGMAREKVVTVLRSMADNGFLDPDIVNLIIENHDRFDAVRTIVQSRALSEFRRFAEASR from the coding sequence ATGAAAGACGTATCTCTCATCGATCTGGTGTGCGGCATCTCCTCCGCCCTTGACTACATTTCCCCGGCAGTGACCGGGCATCACCGCCGGGTGGGCCTGGGGGCGGTCGCGCTGGCCAGTCAGGTGGGCGTCCCTGCGTCTTCCCTGGTGGATCTTCTGCTGGCCGGGCTGATGCACGACATCGGGGCTTTTTCCATGGATTTGGCCCTGGACGGCCTGAAGTTCGACTCGGACCTGAAGGAACACGCCGTCGTCGGATACAGGCTGCTCAAGGATCACCCCTTTCTGGAGCGCGCCTCGCGCATGGTCCTGTACCACCATACGTGCTGGAGCGATTTACGGGTCATCCGCCAGGAGGGGGACAGGGAAACCCTGTTGCTGGCCAACATCATCAATCTGGCCGATCGCGTCGACATCCTGCGCCGGGTGGGGACGTCCTCCCGCGAACGCTGCGAGGTCGAGCAGGCCGTGGCCGGGTTCACCTCGGATCTGTACGCGCCGAGGCTGCTTGAAGCCTTCAGGGAACTGGCCGACGGCGGTCTTTTCTGGCCGTTGGTGGAGGATATGGACAGGCCGGTGCGGGAGATGCTTTCCCGGAACCTGCTCGACGTGCGCATCACTCCGGATGAGCTTATCGACTTTTCGAGCTTCTTCACCCGGATCATCGACTTTCGGAGCCGCCACACGGCCACCCACACGGCGGGCGTGGCCGAGAGCGCGGTCCTGCTGGCCAAGCTGGCGGGCATGAGCGAGCAGGAACAGAAGGCCATGCGGCTTGCCGGCAACCTTCACGACATCGGCAAGCTGGCCGTGCCCACGGCCCTGCTGGACAAGCCGGGAGCTTTGGACAGCGACGAGTACGTCAAGGTCCAGGACCACGCCACGGTGTGCGCCGAGGTCCTGCGCTCCATCTCCGGCCTGGGCGAGGTGGCCGACTGGGCCTGCCAGCATCATGAACGGCTCAACGGCAAGGGGTATCCCCTCGGGTTGACCGCCGATCAGCTTTCTTTGGGGTCCCGGATAATGCAGGTGGCGGACGTGCACACGGCCATCACCGAGGACCGTCCCTACCGCAAGGGGATGGCCCGCGAAAAGGTCGTGACCGTGCTGCGCTCCATGGCGGACAACGGGTTCCTCGACCCGGACATCGTCAATCTCATCATCGAGAACCACGACAGGTTCGACGCAGTTCGAACCATCGTCCAGAGCCGCGCCCTTTCGGAGTTTCGGCGTTTCGCCGAGGCCTCCAGGTAG
- a CDS encoding asparaginase produces MTKQTEIVVFFTGGTIGMSPVEGREGVAPGGNFDGLLNQLSPQEADVTLRPVLWSDKPSPHMTPEDMFRLARDVEAALEEESVLGAVVLHGTDTLVETAYMCDLVIHSDKPVILTGSMRYYSEAGYDGIRNLANTVRACLLPLPPGIGACILMTDRIFAAREAVKVNSLNVDAFESREAGVVGYVAGESVLLARPRSTPRPRRRFALDAIETNVPLITAYTGIDRKPLDHAISEGAKGVVIEGFGAGNVPPAMVEGIEACLERRIPVVLSTRCIEGGVWPIYGYPGGGADLHTKGVILSGRLGGPKARIRLMCALGLTSDPDEIGEIFAEA; encoded by the coding sequence ATGACGAAGCAAACAGAAATAGTCGTTTTCTTCACTGGGGGAACCATCGGAATGTCCCCGGTGGAAGGCAGGGAAGGCGTGGCCCCGGGGGGCAACTTCGACGGACTGCTCAACCAGCTCTCCCCCCAGGAGGCGGACGTGACCCTGCGGCCCGTGCTCTGGTCGGACAAGCCGAGCCCGCACATGACCCCCGAGGACATGTTCCGGCTGGCCCGCGACGTGGAAGCCGCCCTGGAAGAGGAGTCCGTGCTCGGGGCCGTGGTCCTGCACGGCACGGACACCCTGGTGGAGACCGCCTACATGTGCGACCTGGTCATCCACTCCGACAAGCCGGTCATCCTGACCGGGTCCATGCGCTACTACTCCGAGGCGGGCTACGACGGCATCCGCAACCTGGCCAACACCGTGCGCGCCTGCCTGCTCCCGCTGCCGCCCGGCATCGGGGCGTGCATCCTCATGACCGACCGCATCTTCGCCGCCCGCGAGGCGGTCAAGGTCAACTCGCTCAACGTGGACGCCTTCGAATCCCGCGAAGCCGGGGTTGTCGGCTACGTGGCCGGGGAGTCCGTGCTCCTGGCCAGGCCGCGCTCCACCCCCAGGCCCAGACGCAGGTTCGCCCTCGACGCCATCGAGACCAACGTACCGCTCATCACCGCGTATACGGGAATTGACCGGAAACCTCTCGATCACGCAATAAGCGAGGGAGCAAAGGGAGTTGTCATCGAAGGATTCGGGGCGGGGAATGTCCCTCCGGCCATGGTCGAGGGAATCGAAGCGTGCCTGGAGCGGCGCATTCCGGTGGTCCTGTCCACCCGATGCATCGAAGGCGGCGTGTGGCCGATCTACGGCTACCCCGGCGGCGGAGCCGACCTGCATACCAAGGGCGTCATCCTGTCCGGACGGCTGGGCGGACCCAAGGCCCGCATCCGGCTCATGTGCGCCCTGGGGCTGACTTCCGACCCGGACGAAATCGGGGAAATCTTCGCCGAAGCCTAA
- a CDS encoding DsbA family oxidoreductase, producing MGTGIVDRLKRDYDILDTWVPHEIHPDTPPEGRPMDELFDRFDIDQVTMTCNRRGEPYGIHFTEMTLLSNSRLALEAAEFARDAGRYRAFHERMFRACFTEGRNIGDMNVILDVAGNSGLDATALTDALADRRYGQRVEDGSRQAREAGVTAIPTFIIEGQPPVTGAVNESILREKIQAAMERQ from the coding sequence ATCGGCACGGGCATTGTCGACCGACTGAAGCGGGACTATGACATCCTGGACACCTGGGTCCCCCATGAAATCCACCCGGACACCCCGCCCGAGGGACGTCCCATGGACGAACTGTTCGACCGCTTCGACATCGACCAGGTTACCATGACCTGCAACCGGCGGGGCGAGCCCTACGGCATCCATTTCACCGAAATGACCCTGCTGTCCAACTCGCGACTGGCCCTGGAAGCGGCGGAGTTCGCCCGGGACGCGGGACGGTATCGCGCATTCCACGAGCGCATGTTCCGGGCCTGCTTCACCGAGGGACGGAACATCGGGGACATGAACGTGATCCTCGATGTGGCCGGAAACTCCGGGCTCGACGCCACGGCCCTGACCGACGCGCTCGCCGACCGCCGCTACGGCCAACGGGTGGAGGATGGGTCCAGACAAGCGCGGGAGGCGGGTGTGACCGCCATCCCGACCTTCATCATCGAAGGGCAGCCGCCCGTGACCGGAGCCGTGAACGAATCGATTCTTCGGGAAAAAATCCAGGCGGCCATGGAACGGCAGTAA
- the glnD gene encoding [protein-PII] uridylyltransferase: MQPDSLLPESARRLKQARADLWTRAKAGAVGGFAWENTHLVDRYFEARVREAGPQRFDFALAAVGGYGRGRLCPGSDIDVVLLFKRRIPSGADAFIKTLLFPLWDLGLDLGHGVRTVADCVSLSRKDFQVLASLMDARPLAGEAGVFEAFRTAFDAKVLKKTGATFASALRDHNETRAVQYGDASALLEPELKNGLGGLRDGQQVVWLTRTLNIMGRDPIFLPEELARLREDQAFLNRVRTALHLAAGRKTDRLFFDLQPPTARLMGFAPRTASPGDTGLAVEFFLSRLHQAMTRIKAMREALFREAFPARTGPLPELAIRNLEAEPEGIRFKRQSEAAPDNVLGAFLESARTGLPLTWGARRIVRHDPERFAAGLAGRTETLSILVEIFMAPHCRTACEGLIETRLLPALFPAFAEVEHLIQFNDYHVHPVGRHTLATVALLSDFLAGDGQWTGELAARVADPARLVLAGFFHDLGKGAPDHSKAGAALAREALTRYGRSPEAVEDVAFLVEHHLLLPKTATRRDLSDERVVADVAATVGNTDRLDMLHLLSTADSMATGPRAWNAWTRSLLGELYFKVRNLLRHGPLAEPDAARRLADARREVVTAASDQDPEYVEAALRAMPPRAFLALTPDAIARHLRLVKRLWADVAEDRKRKPSAVGGKGVNLIEGAPGWAEGTYQLTIAAVDQPRLFATIAGALSLHGLNILAADIFTWKDGTAVDVFTVAEPPENLFIEEVWARVGRSIGYAMTGKLDLAARLEERGRSPLSRGRGLPQLKPLATIDNAASDFYTVVEVAATDRTGFLFDMARTLAAHSLSIHLAMITTIKGRAADVFHVRTQDGRRLLDKERIDALRRDLLDAAGTG; encoded by the coding sequence ATGCAGCCGGACAGCCTACTTCCAGAATCCGCCCGCAGGCTGAAACAGGCCAGGGCCGACCTGTGGACGCGGGCCAAGGCCGGGGCTGTGGGCGGCTTTGCCTGGGAAAACACCCATCTGGTGGACAGATATTTCGAGGCCCGCGTGCGCGAGGCCGGGCCGCAACGGTTCGACTTCGCCCTGGCCGCCGTGGGCGGATACGGCCGGGGGCGACTGTGCCCCGGCTCGGATATCGACGTGGTCCTGCTCTTCAAGCGCCGTATCCCGTCCGGAGCGGACGCCTTCATCAAGACCCTGCTTTTCCCCCTGTGGGACCTCGGCCTGGACCTGGGCCACGGCGTTCGCACAGTGGCCGACTGCGTGTCCCTGTCGCGCAAGGATTTTCAGGTCCTGGCTTCGCTCATGGACGCCCGCCCCCTGGCCGGAGAAGCCGGAGTCTTCGAGGCGTTCAGGACGGCCTTCGACGCCAAGGTCCTGAAAAAAACAGGCGCAACCTTCGCCTCGGCCCTGCGCGATCACAACGAGACCCGCGCGGTCCAGTACGGCGACGCCTCGGCCCTGCTCGAACCCGAGCTGAAGAACGGGCTTGGCGGCCTGCGCGACGGCCAGCAGGTGGTCTGGCTGACCCGGACGCTCAACATCATGGGCCGCGACCCCATCTTTCTTCCCGAGGAACTGGCCCGGCTGCGCGAGGATCAGGCGTTCCTCAACCGCGTGCGCACGGCCCTGCACCTGGCCGCCGGACGCAAAACCGACCGTCTTTTCTTCGACCTGCAACCTCCCACGGCACGGCTCATGGGGTTCGCCCCGCGAACCGCCTCGCCCGGCGACACGGGCTTGGCCGTCGAATTTTTCCTCTCCCGGCTGCACCAGGCCATGACCCGCATCAAGGCCATGCGCGAAGCCCTGTTCCGGGAGGCGTTCCCGGCACGGACCGGGCCGCTGCCCGAACTGGCCATCCGTAACCTGGAGGCCGAGCCGGAGGGCATCCGCTTCAAGAGGCAGTCCGAGGCCGCCCCGGACAACGTGCTCGGCGCGTTCCTGGAGTCCGCGCGCACGGGTCTGCCCCTGACCTGGGGCGCGCGGCGCATCGTCCGGCACGACCCGGAGCGGTTCGCGGCCGGGCTGGCGGGCCGTACCGAGACCCTGTCCATCCTGGTCGAGATATTCATGGCCCCGCACTGCCGGACCGCCTGCGAAGGGCTCATCGAAACCCGGCTCCTGCCCGCCCTGTTCCCCGCGTTCGCCGAGGTGGAACACCTTATCCAATTCAACGACTACCACGTCCATCCGGTGGGCCGGCACACCCTGGCCACCGTGGCCCTGCTTTCGGACTTCCTGGCCGGGGACGGACAATGGACCGGCGAGCTGGCCGCGCGCGTGGCCGATCCGGCCCGCCTGGTGCTGGCGGGATTCTTCCATGACCTGGGCAAGGGCGCGCCCGACCACTCCAAGGCCGGAGCGGCGCTGGCCCGTGAGGCCCTGACCCGATACGGCCGCTCCCCGGAGGCCGTCGAAGACGTGGCCTTCCTGGTGGAACATCACCTGCTCCTGCCCAAGACCGCCACTCGGCGCGACCTGTCCGACGAACGGGTGGTCGCGGATGTGGCCGCCACGGTCGGAAACACGGACAGGCTCGACATGCTTCACCTTCTGTCCACGGCCGACTCCATGGCCACCGGCCCACGCGCCTGGAACGCCTGGACCCGCTCCTTGCTCGGCGAACTGTATTTCAAGGTGCGCAACCTGCTCCGCCACGGCCCCCTGGCCGAGCCGGACGCGGCGCGCAGGCTGGCCGACGCCAGGCGGGAGGTCGTCACCGCTGCCTCGGACCAGGACCCGGAATACGTGGAAGCGGCCTTGCGGGCCATGCCGCCGCGCGCGTTTCTGGCCCTGACTCCGGACGCCATCGCCAGGCACCTGCGCCTGGTCAAACGGCTATGGGCCGATGTAGCCGAAGACCGCAAGCGCAAGCCGTCCGCCGTGGGCGGCAAGGGCGTCAACCTGATCGAGGGCGCGCCCGGCTGGGCCGAAGGAACCTACCAGTTGACCATCGCGGCCGTGGACCAGCCCCGCCTCTTCGCCACCATCGCCGGAGCCCTCTCCCTGCATGGGCTGAACATCCTGGCCGCCGACATCTTCACCTGGAAGGACGGCACCGCCGTGGACGTATTCACCGTGGCCGAACCACCCGAGAACCTGTTCATCGAGGAAGTCTGGGCCAGGGTCGGGAGGTCCATCGGCTACGCCATGACGGGCAAACTCGACCTGGCCGCACGGCTTGAGGAGCGCGGCAGATCCCCCCTGTCCCGGGGCCGGGGCCTCCCGCAGCTCAAGCCGCTGGCGACCATCGACAACGCGGCCAGCGACTTCTACACCGTGGTGGAGGTGGCCGCCACGGACCGCACCGGATTCCTTTTCGACATGGCCCGCACCCTGGCCGCCCACTCCCTGTCCATTCACCTGGCCATGATTACGACCATCAAGGGACGGGCCGCGGACGTCTTCCATGTGCGCACTCAGGACGGACGGCGGCTCCTGGACAAAGAGCGCATCGACGCCCTGCGCCGGGACCTTCTGGACGCGGCCGGGACCGGGTAA
- a CDS encoding P-II family nitrogen regulator translates to MKKIEIITRTFKLDEVKSALSAIGVKGMTVSEVKGFGRQGGHKEVYRGAEYQVDFVPKIKIEAVVEDDFAPEVVEAARKAAHTGEVGDGKIFVSTVDEVVRIRTGETGEEAI, encoded by the coding sequence ATGAAGAAGATCGAAATCATCACCCGGACCTTCAAGCTCGACGAAGTCAAGAGCGCCCTCTCCGCCATCGGCGTGAAAGGCATGACAGTCAGCGAGGTCAAGGGTTTCGGCCGCCAGGGCGGCCACAAGGAAGTGTACCGGGGCGCGGAATACCAGGTGGATTTCGTTCCCAAGATCAAGATTGAAGCCGTGGTCGAAGACGACTTCGCCCCCGAAGTGGTGGAGGCTGCCCGCAAGGCGGCCCATACCGGCGAGGTGGGCGACGGCAAGATATTCGTTTCCACCGTGGACGAGGTGGTGCGCATCCGTACCGGCGAAACCGGCGAGGAAGCCATCTAG